The Xanthomonas sontii genome contains a region encoding:
- a CDS encoding pseudouridine synthase has translation MSDTSRKLSLNKLSLKRDAAAAEQPKLEERLHKVLAQAGLGSRRALEQRIADGLVKVNGEVAQTGMSIRSGDKIELDGRSFVASALTEPSRVLIYNKPEGEVTTREDPEGRPTIFEALPALKGARWIAIGRLDINTTGLLLLTTDGELANAMMHPSYEIEREYVVRVRAPEGEETVPDSMIERLSRGVLLEDGGAKFDEIERIGGTDSHDWFRVVVKEGRNREVRRLWESQGCQVSRLKRTRYGKIALPRELLRGHSMELAQDKVEALRAELKLEEGTPSALTLQPVIGQRKAAKATVQVGRGGNAYVNGHNTADEGRELRRFDTFREDRGRGRGGKKPHGGLTVSGEMAAKQSQKPFKQRAPKGPKPLPDGNPAAFRTWYVPDGVSTGPTGHRNAGPGGRGQGQGQGRPYAKPRPAGAGAGAGAGQGRGQGQGQQRKAHPYGHPGNAPSFPSDHATPGFNPYGAAPRAARPAGGQKRGPGPGGRPGGGNRPAGGRPPGGGGRPGGGGNRGPRGG, from the coding sequence ATGAGTGACACCTCCCGCAAGCTGTCGTTGAACAAGCTCTCGCTCAAGCGCGACGCCGCTGCCGCCGAGCAGCCGAAACTGGAAGAACGCCTGCACAAGGTCCTGGCCCAGGCCGGACTGGGCTCGCGCCGGGCGCTGGAACAGCGCATCGCCGACGGCCTGGTCAAGGTCAACGGCGAGGTCGCGCAGACCGGCATGTCGATCCGCAGCGGCGACAAGATCGAGCTGGACGGCCGCAGCTTCGTCGCCAGCGCGCTGACCGAGCCCTCGCGCGTGCTGATCTACAACAAGCCCGAAGGCGAAGTGACCACGCGCGAAGATCCCGAAGGCCGCCCGACCATCTTCGAGGCGCTGCCGGCGCTGAAGGGCGCGCGCTGGATCGCGATCGGCCGCCTGGACATCAACACCACCGGCCTGCTGCTGCTCACCACCGACGGCGAGCTGGCCAACGCGATGATGCACCCCTCCTACGAGATCGAGCGCGAGTACGTGGTGCGCGTGCGCGCCCCGGAAGGCGAAGAGACCGTGCCCGACAGCATGATCGAGCGGCTCTCGCGCGGCGTGCTGCTGGAGGATGGCGGCGCCAAGTTCGACGAGATCGAACGCATCGGCGGCACCGACTCGCACGACTGGTTCCGGGTGGTGGTCAAGGAAGGCCGCAACCGTGAAGTGCGGCGCCTGTGGGAATCGCAGGGCTGCCAGGTCAGCCGGCTCAAGCGCACCCGCTACGGCAAGATCGCGCTGCCGCGCGAACTGCTGCGCGGGCATTCGATGGAACTGGCGCAGGACAAGGTCGAGGCGCTGCGCGCCGAGCTGAAGCTGGAGGAAGGCACCCCGTCGGCGCTGACCCTGCAGCCGGTGATCGGCCAGCGCAAGGCGGCCAAGGCCACCGTGCAGGTCGGCCGCGGCGGCAATGCCTACGTCAACGGCCATAACACCGCCGACGAAGGCCGCGAGCTGCGCCGCTTCGACACGTTCCGCGAGGACCGCGGCCGCGGCCGCGGCGGCAAGAAGCCGCACGGCGGCCTGACCGTGAGCGGCGAAATGGCCGCCAAGCAATCGCAGAAGCCGTTCAAGCAGCGCGCCCCGAAGGGCCCCAAGCCGCTGCCGGACGGCAACCCCGCCGCGTTCCGCACCTGGTACGTGCCCGATGGCGTCAGCACCGGCCCGACCGGCCACCGCAACGCCGGTCCCGGCGGTCGTGGTCAGGGTCAAGGTCAGGGGCGTCCCTACGCCAAGCCGCGTCCGGCCGGTGCCGGCGCTGGTGCCGGCGCCGGCCAGGGCCGCGGTCAGGGCCAGGGCCAGCAGCGCAAGGCGCATCCCTACGGGCATCCGGGCAACGCGCCGAGCTTCCCGTCCGACCACGCCACCCCCGGCTTCAACCCCTACGGCGCCGCGCCGCGCGCCGCGCGCCCGGCCGGCGGCCAGAAGCGCGGCCCGGGTCCGGGCGGACGCCCCGGCGGCGGCAACCGCCCGGCCGGCGGGCGTCCTCCGGGTGGCGGCGGCCGTCCCGGCGGCGGCGGCAACCGCGGTCCGCGCGGCGGCTGA